Proteins from a single region of Sesamum indicum cultivar Zhongzhi No. 13 linkage group LG5, S_indicum_v1.0, whole genome shotgun sequence:
- the LOC105162750 gene encoding uncharacterized protein LOC105162750: MDYVLFQNPLENPAEISTLAIIAAAIPAGGTTTKSEDEAKLKYDRDNKTVRGHLHNQMNNSLFDLFVNYRSAKEIWSTMEIRYAGDDAGRKKYIIVKWVQFQMVDEKPIMDQIHEYENLVTEVLSEGMKKCEILQVNVLLEKFPPTWNEYRNNLKHKKRDLTLQELISHMRMEKANRLIDKETSLSSLSVKANFVKFIGSKNKFHQNKGKVFQKNNQHKTFKGHDGKIQKNKISCYYCGKLGHKAYQCYQRKDQQKANQKLITKSTPQVNLAENDEINTAVVVEANLVENEED, translated from the coding sequence ATGGACTATGTGCTGTTCCAGAATCCACTGGAAAATCCAGCAGAAATCTCCACCCTTGCCATTATTGCAGCAGCGATCCCCGCAGGAGGGACGACCACAAAATCTGAGGATgaggcaaaattaaaatacgaCAGAGACAATAAAACAGTGAGAGGTCACCTACATAATCAAATGAATAATTCTCTGTTCGATTTATTCGTCAACTATAGGAGTGCGAAAGAAATCTGGAGTACAATGGAGATAAGATACGCAGGTGATGACGCTGGAAGGAAAAAGTACATCATCGTTAAATGGGTTCAATTTCAAATGGTCGATGAGAAGCCTATAATGGACCAAATCCATGAGTACGAGAACCTAGTGACTGAAGTGCTGAGCGAGGGCATGAAAAAGTGTGAAATTTTACAAGTCAATGTACTACTGGAAAAATTCCCTCCTACTTGGAATGAATATCGCAACAACTTGAAACACAAGAAAAGGGATCTAACCCTCCAAGAATTAATCAGCCATATGAGAATGGAAAAAGCAAATCGCCTAATAGATAAGGaaacttctctctcttctctttcagTTAAAGCTAACTTTGTAAAGTTTATTGGATCTAAAAACAAGTTTCACCAGAATAAAGGAaaagtttttcaaaagaacaatCAACACAAGACATTTAAAGGACATGATGGCAAGatccaaaagaacaaaatatcgTGCTACTACTGTGGGAAACTAGGACACAAAGCGTACCAGTGCTACCAAAGAAAAGATCAACAGAAGGCAAACCAAAAACTAATTACTAAATCTACTCCACAAGTCAACCTAGCTGAAAATGACGAGATCAACACTGCAGTGGTTGTGGAAGCCAACCTTGTAGAGAACGAAGAAGACTAG